From the Mytilus trossulus isolate FHL-02 unplaced genomic scaffold, PNRI_Mtr1.1.1.hap1 h1tg000085l___fragment_1__unscaffolded, whole genome shotgun sequence genome, one window contains:
- the LOC134699797 gene encoding uncharacterized protein LOC134699797 isoform X2: MLKQYVVVGFQDDSVAVAHNKWLVKTLEGESACWWPFNNQSTRARKGEVPDKERWMIYSVRIFASADSFEMAVIKSKLALDTSNVESEDQGETQRDSPVNVQPEQSNSPVNVQPVPVHTKSRTIKRPQKYASIPDDSDEDEPPCSSQKVLKLPVPPMLSPLNRSSLAALSPEMDRQLTLSPSVDMTPLDRNFRTESSFRPLNRSLTGEMTRSSLSQSPSTIRSGSSRSSTAPPPLLTPSPGMVRSSMTPSPVVDWSPHNTNNQFLDNLPGLRMPLTRRVDTIEATQRIILENLAVIRENQKEMKEMLGQILSSKSGPKDVIIEDVIQSPAKSEEELLEIIRELENPEFKKKLVNLLSTLGGHKVGDTVRKMLRVLGTNGLWSNYSLKGKKKKNFSELSLCRVVTKSCIKIHRCSVSEVEECIAETLKHAPAQKDGPRYKKRPETNTNQPADQRAEINNLE, encoded by the exons aTGTTAAAGCAGTATGTAGTTGTGGGTTTTCAGGATGATTCGGTGGCAGTGGCACACAATAAATGGCTAGTAAAAACATTGGAAGGG gaatctGCATGTTGGTGGCCCTTTAACAACCAAAGTACCAGAGCAAGAAAAGGGGAAGTACCTGACAAGGAAAGGTGGATGATCTATTCTGTCCGTATATTTGCATCTGCAG ATTCATTTGAAATGGCTGTAATAAAgtcaaagttggctttagacaCTTCAAATGTAGAGAGCGAGGATCAGGGGGAAACCCAGAGAGATAGCCCTGTCAATGTGCAGCCAGAACAGTCAAATAGCCCTGTCAATGTCCAGCCAGTACCTGTACATACAAAATCTAGGACAATTAAAAGGCCTCAAAAATATGCCAGTATTCCAgatg ACTCGGATGAAGATGAACCACCATGTTCTTCCCAAAAAGTGTTAAAACTGCCAGTGCCGCCAATGCTATCACCATTGAACAGAAGTTCATTGGCAGCCCTATCACCAGAAATGGATAGACAGTTGACGCTATCACCATCAGTAGATATGACACCCCTTGATAGAA atTTCAGAACAGAATCATCATTTAGACCACTGAACAGAAGCTTGACAGGTGAAATGACCAGATCAAGTTTATCACAGTCACCATCAACAATAAGGTCTGGTAGTAGTAGGTCATCAACAGCCCCACCACCATTGCTGACACCATCACCAGGGATGGTAAGGTCATCAATGACACCATCACCAGTAGTAGATTGGTCACCACATAATACAA ATAACCAATTCCTGGATAATCTGCCTGGATTACGGATGCCATTGACAAGAAGAGTTGACACTATTGAAG CCACTCAGAGGATAATCCTTGAAAATTTGGCAGTGATCAGggaaaatcaaaaagaaatgaaGGAGATGTTGGGGCAAATCTTGTCATCAAAATCAGGCCCCAAAGATGTTATAATTGAGGATGTGATACAATCTCCAGCAAAATCTGAAGAGGAGTTGCTGGAGATTATTAGGGAACTAGAAAACCctgaatttaaaaagaaattg gtAAACCTACTTAGTACCTTAGGTGGTCATAAAGTTGGGGACACTGTCCGAAAAATGCTGAGAGTATTGGGGACGAATGGTCTTTGGTCCAATTATAGCTTGAAagggaaaaaaaagaagaacttCTCCGAGCTATCCctttgtagagttgtcacaa aATCTTGTATAAAAATACACAGATGCAGTGTGTCTGAGGTTGAGGAGTGCATAGCAGAAACCCTCAAGCATGCACCAGCTCAAAAAGATGGACCAAGATACAAAAAG agaCCTGAAACCAACACCAACCAACCAGCTGATCAGAGGGCAGAAATCAATAATTTGGAATAA
- the LOC134699797 gene encoding uncharacterized protein LOC134699797 isoform X1, with amino-acid sequence MLKQYVVVGFQDDSVAVAHNKWLVKTLEGESACWWPFNNQSTRARKGEVPDKERWMIYSVRIFASADSFEMAVIKSKLALDTSNVESEDQGETQRDSPVNVQPEQSNSPVNVQPVPVHTKSRTIKRPQKYASIPDADSDEDEPPCSSQKVLKLPVPPMLSPLNRSSLAALSPEMDRQLTLSPSVDMTPLDRNFRTESSFRPLNRSLTGEMTRSSLSQSPSTIRSGSSRSSTAPPPLLTPSPGMVRSSMTPSPVVDWSPHNTNNQFLDNLPGLRMPLTRRVDTIEATQRIILENLAVIRENQKEMKEMLGQILSSKSGPKDVIIEDVIQSPAKSEEELLEIIRELENPEFKKKLVNLLSTLGGHKVGDTVRKMLRVLGTNGLWSNYSLKGKKKKNFSELSLCRVVTKSCIKIHRCSVSEVEECIAETLKHAPAQKDGPRYKKRPETNTNQPADQRAEINNLE; translated from the exons aTGTTAAAGCAGTATGTAGTTGTGGGTTTTCAGGATGATTCGGTGGCAGTGGCACACAATAAATGGCTAGTAAAAACATTGGAAGGG gaatctGCATGTTGGTGGCCCTTTAACAACCAAAGTACCAGAGCAAGAAAAGGGGAAGTACCTGACAAGGAAAGGTGGATGATCTATTCTGTCCGTATATTTGCATCTGCAG ATTCATTTGAAATGGCTGTAATAAAgtcaaagttggctttagacaCTTCAAATGTAGAGAGCGAGGATCAGGGGGAAACCCAGAGAGATAGCCCTGTCAATGTGCAGCCAGAACAGTCAAATAGCCCTGTCAATGTCCAGCCAGTACCTGTACATACAAAATCTAGGACAATTAAAAGGCCTCAAAAATATGCCAGTATTCCAgatg cagACTCGGATGAAGATGAACCACCATGTTCTTCCCAAAAAGTGTTAAAACTGCCAGTGCCGCCAATGCTATCACCATTGAACAGAAGTTCATTGGCAGCCCTATCACCAGAAATGGATAGACAGTTGACGCTATCACCATCAGTAGATATGACACCCCTTGATAGAA atTTCAGAACAGAATCATCATTTAGACCACTGAACAGAAGCTTGACAGGTGAAATGACCAGATCAAGTTTATCACAGTCACCATCAACAATAAGGTCTGGTAGTAGTAGGTCATCAACAGCCCCACCACCATTGCTGACACCATCACCAGGGATGGTAAGGTCATCAATGACACCATCACCAGTAGTAGATTGGTCACCACATAATACAA ATAACCAATTCCTGGATAATCTGCCTGGATTACGGATGCCATTGACAAGAAGAGTTGACACTATTGAAG CCACTCAGAGGATAATCCTTGAAAATTTGGCAGTGATCAGggaaaatcaaaaagaaatgaaGGAGATGTTGGGGCAAATCTTGTCATCAAAATCAGGCCCCAAAGATGTTATAATTGAGGATGTGATACAATCTCCAGCAAAATCTGAAGAGGAGTTGCTGGAGATTATTAGGGAACTAGAAAACCctgaatttaaaaagaaattg gtAAACCTACTTAGTACCTTAGGTGGTCATAAAGTTGGGGACACTGTCCGAAAAATGCTGAGAGTATTGGGGACGAATGGTCTTTGGTCCAATTATAGCTTGAAagggaaaaaaaagaagaacttCTCCGAGCTATCCctttgtagagttgtcacaa aATCTTGTATAAAAATACACAGATGCAGTGTGTCTGAGGTTGAGGAGTGCATAGCAGAAACCCTCAAGCATGCACCAGCTCAAAAAGATGGACCAAGATACAAAAAG agaCCTGAAACCAACACCAACCAACCAGCTGATCAGAGGGCAGAAATCAATAATTTGGAATAA